DNA sequence from the Cercospora beticola chromosome 8, complete sequence genome:
CCATTGCGAGCATGCGTCATGGAACATTTTCTCAGACGCACAGACCTCCTGGTCGACAAAGACCGCAGCTTCCAACATTATCTCGAATCACATCCGTCGGTCGCCGCATCATTCTCGCGATCTCTCGTTGTCATGCTCGGCACATCCGGGCCGCTGCAAAAGGTTTACAAATGCCCAAAGGACGACTGCGGCGTAAAGTTCATAGTAAAATGGCGGGATCAAGATACTGAAATGGGCTGTGCAGGATGTGGACAGCGGTACTCAAAGGCGACTTGGAAGCGCTTTGAAACGTTGATGCGGGTGGAGTTTGTGTAAGGTGCTGCATACGACAAGAGACCATCCCACAGTGGCGAGAAGAATGGCCGATATTTTGAAACCTCGTGCTCTGTAACGTGCCGCTTTCGATGTTTGTCCTCGATCGCACTCAATCAAGGGTAGAGATAGCTAGTGCTCTTAATAGATCAAGAAGTCCGAAGAAAATTGCATATGCTTCGTTTCGATTTATCTCGAATATCCCGATTTGTCCTCTACAGATCTGAGATCTCTCTACGAATTAATATGTACATATAGGGGATGTTACCCGGCTTTACTAGAACATTGGAGCACCTTTTATATCGTCTTACTATTTGCTCGCCGATGTTGTAAGTTTCTCGTAGGGGACGTAGACGCTTATCGCAGGCGAGGTAGACGCTTCCCGTAGACGAGGCAGACGCTTCCCGTAGACGAGGTAGACGCTTCCCGTAGACGAGGCAGACGCTTCCCGTAGACGAGGTAGACGCTTCCCGTAGACGAGGTAGACGCTTCCCGTAGACGAGGTAGACGCTTCCCGTAGACGAGGTAGACGCTTCCCGTAGGCGAGGTAAACGCTTCCCGTAGACGAGGTAGACGCTTCCCGTAGACGAGCAGACGAAACAGAAGTTTCTCGTAGGCGAGGCAAACGCTTCTCGCACACGAGA
Encoded proteins:
- a CDS encoding uncharacterized protein (antiSMASH:Cluster_8) translates to MLNTGYLAYEKLLFRLREASASSARSVCLVCEKRLPRLRETSVSSARLREASTSSTGSVYLAYGKRLPRLREASTSSTGSVYLVYGKRLPRLREASASSTGSVYLVYGKRLPRLREASTSPAISVYVPYEKLTTSASK